Proteins encoded within one genomic window of Oncorhynchus nerka isolate Pitt River linkage group LG17, Oner_Uvic_2.0, whole genome shotgun sequence:
- the LOC115145451 gene encoding relaxin-3 receptor 1-like — protein MNKLAMQPNDSAQTLVPEVCEQVLEDNAGLGYGGSTGNLSLRCWLHFLSKESILELQGDGSSITVRVMIALVYSVVCALGLVGNSLALYLLHSRHSQTQSSINCFVMGLALTDLQFVLTLPFWAIDTALDFRWPFGKVMCKIISSVTIMNMYASVFFLTAMSVARYYAVTSALKMHSRRTAAASAKWISLGIWVVSLLATLPHAIYSTSAQLYDEELCLVRFPESGSWDPQLLLGLYQLQKVLLGFVIPLVVITVCYLLLLRFVLSQRISGAASSEGSEGRHKRRSKVTKSVAIVVLSFFLCWMPNQALTLWGALIKFDLVHFSNAYYNVQNYTFPLTVCLAHTNSCLNPVLYCIIRREYRAGLKELLHATPSFRSLANLLPRKTKVAEAPPVMTLVQMDV, from the coding sequence ATGAATAAGTTAGCCATGCAACCAAATGACAGTGCGCAGACCCTGGTACCAGAGGTGTGTGAGCAAGTACTGGAGGATAATGCAGGACTGGGTTACGGTGGCTCTACTGGCAACCTGTCGCTGCGCTGCTGGCTACACTTCTTAAGCAAGGAATCTATACTGGAGCTACAGGGAGATGGTTCCAGCATCACAGTGCGTGTAATGATAGCTCTGGTGTACTCTGTCGTGTGTGCACTGGGGCTAGTGGGGAACTCTCTGGCACTCTACCTGCTTCACTCACGCCACAGTCAGACGCAGTCCTCAATCAACTGCTTTGTAATGGGCTTGGCTCTCACCGACCTGCAGTTTGTTCTCACGCTCCCCTTTTGGGCTATTGACACGGCTCTGGACTTCCGCTGGCCCTTCGGCAAAGTAATGTGTAAGATCATCAGCTCCGTGACCATCATGAACATGTACGCCAGCGTCTTCTTCCTGACTGCCATGAGTGTGGCGCGATACTACGCAGTGACCTCAGCCCTCAAGATGCACAGCAGGCGGACGGCGGCAGCCAGCGCCAAGTGGATCAGCCTGGGCATCTGGGTAGTGTCGCTGCTAGCCACCCTGCCCCACGCCATCTACTCCACCAGTGCCCAGCTATACGACGAGGAACTGTGTTTGGTGCGATTCCCTGAGTCAGGCAGCTGGGACCCTCAGCTGCTCCTGGGGCTGTACCAGCTACAGAAAGTACTGCTGGGCTTTGTTATTCCCTTGGTGGTCATCACTGTGTGCTATCTGCTGCTGCTGCGCTTTGTGCTGAGCCAACGCATTAGTGGAGCGGCCAGCTCAGAGGGCTCGGAAGGCCGCCACAAGCGCCGGTCCAAAGTAACCAAGTCGGTGGCCATCGTGGTTCTGTCCTTTTTCTTGTGTTGGATGCCCAACCAGGCTCTGACGCTGTGGGGCGCGCTGATTAAGTTTGACCTGGTGCACTTCAGCAACGCATATTACAACGTCCAGAACTACACCTTCCCGCTGACTGTGTGTCTGGCTCACACCAACAGCTGCCTCAACCCTGTGCTCTACTGCATAATCCGCCGTGAGTACCGCGCGGGCCTCAAAGAGCTGCTGCACGCCACACCCTCCTTCAGGAGCCTGGCCAACCTGCTACCCCGCAAGACCAAGGTGGCAGAGGCTCCCCCTGTCATGACGCTGGTCCAGATGGATGTCTAA